A window from Leptospira meyeri encodes these proteins:
- a CDS encoding proline dehydrogenase family protein yields MFTKQLQDEDEEILKIAKKLNSTSGSILRQFLFFITSTIIHFGFRYPKLKLQTFKFIDVLPSLETKNVYPYFKIYIFDEDTELPTFLKNSIHFLIHLFHLNSIVSYVLLNVVKFFAKLFILCESSKKLNIKSNQFRPRTYDILGEIALSPAEAKEIQKQYLELIETLPEEIHNIDPKLRTNISIKCSGIETKLYPESEESSVQYLKEALRPILRSAMGKKIGINLDMEQYDLKSIISRTAKELFLEEEFKGYPHFGIVVQSYLKSSKEELFSWKEYAMTRGVPITIRLVKGAYLEYERIKSEERGWDPPVFNSKHETDVKFEENVLFLLESFPYLRSAFGTHNLRSLSFVLYHTNKKTITDFEIQMLFGMAGKYKLRLESLGYTVREYSPIGSLLPGMAYLIRRLLENTSNQGFLYQLSQGKKIDSLVKNPNKETQYGI; encoded by the coding sequence ATGTTTACAAAACAATTGCAAGACGAAGATGAAGAAATTCTAAAAATTGCAAAAAAATTAAATTCAACTTCTGGATCTATCCTCCGACAATTTTTATTTTTTATCACGTCTACTATCATTCACTTTGGATTTCGTTATCCAAAATTAAAACTACAGACTTTTAAATTCATTGATGTTCTCCCTTCACTCGAAACAAAAAATGTTTATCCCTATTTCAAAATTTATATTTTCGATGAAGATACAGAATTACCTACTTTTCTAAAAAATTCGATTCACTTTTTAATCCATTTGTTTCATCTTAATTCAATTGTTTCCTATGTTTTGCTGAACGTTGTAAAATTTTTTGCAAAATTATTTATTCTCTGTGAATCGTCCAAAAAATTAAATATAAAATCTAACCAATTTAGACCACGTACTTATGATATTCTGGGAGAAATTGCTTTGTCTCCCGCTGAGGCAAAAGAAATCCAAAAACAATATTTGGAACTCATTGAAACATTGCCCGAAGAAATTCATAATATTGATCCAAAACTAAGAACCAATATTTCTATTAAATGTTCTGGAATTGAAACTAAGTTATATCCAGAATCCGAAGAGAGCAGTGTCCAATATCTAAAGGAAGCACTTCGGCCTATCCTCCGTTCGGCTATGGGCAAAAAAATAGGAATCAATTTGGATATGGAACAATATGATTTAAAATCAATTATTTCAAGAACTGCTAAGGAATTGTTCCTAGAGGAAGAATTTAAAGGATACCCACATTTTGGGATTGTTGTTCAATCTTATTTGAAGTCTTCAAAGGAAGAATTATTTAGCTGGAAAGAGTATGCGATGACAAGAGGAGTTCCTATCACCATTCGACTTGTTAAGGGAGCTTATTTAGAATATGAAAGAATCAAATCAGAAGAACGTGGGTGGGATCCACCTGTGTTTAATTCAAAGCATGAAACAGATGTAAAGTTTGAAGAAAATGTTTTGTTCCTTCTAGAATCATTTCCGTATTTAAGATCAGCTTTTGGAACACATAATCTTCGTTCGCTTTCATTTGTTCTATATCATACTAATAAAAAAACCATTACTGATTTTGAAATCCAAATGTTATTTGGAATGGCTGGTAAATACAAATTAAGATTAGAGTCTCTTGGTTATACTGTAAGAGAATATTCTCCAATAGGATCTTTGTTGCCAGGTATGGCATATCTAATTCGAAGACTTTTAGAAAATACTTCAAACCAGGGGTTTTTGTATCAGTTAAGTCAGGGAAAAAAAATAGATTCTTTAGTAAAAAATCCAAACAAGGAAACTCAATATGGAATTTAA
- the rocD gene encoding ornithine--oxo-acid transaminase: MGKLTDLFIEKESKFGAFNYSPLPVVLTKGEGIYLWDIEGKKYFDFLSAYSAVNQGHCHPKIVEVFQKQSAILTLTSRAFHNDKLPLFTEFMTSTFGYDRVLPMNTGVEAGETAIKLARKWGYQKKKIPQDKAKIIFCEGNFWGRTIAAISSSTDPKSKNEFGPFLPGYEIIPYNDLEALKKAASDQNVSAFMVEAIQGEAGVIVPDEQYLSEASKICKLHNVLLIVDEIQTGLGRTGELVCSDYSNIKPDLLLLGKALSGGMMPISCVLGSNEILLLLKPGEHGSTFGGNPLACEVAMASVRTIIEEKMPENAKIMGNFFRETITSWKHPSIKSVRGKGLLNAVQFQSHVDAKELCLELLKLGILAKETHKNTVRFAPPLVIQKEEMKEALGTIKKAIDTIPFSGEPIQNKK; this comes from the coding sequence ATGGGTAAATTAACAGATTTATTTATCGAAAAAGAATCTAAGTTTGGAGCTTTCAACTATTCTCCTTTGCCAGTTGTCCTAACTAAAGGTGAAGGAATTTATCTTTGGGATATTGAAGGAAAAAAATATTTTGATTTCCTCTCTGCCTATAGTGCCGTGAACCAAGGACATTGCCATCCAAAGATTGTGGAAGTTTTTCAGAAACAATCTGCAATTCTTACACTTACTTCTCGTGCTTTTCATAACGACAAACTTCCGCTCTTTACTGAGTTTATGACTTCAACCTTTGGATACGATCGAGTATTGCCAATGAATACCGGGGTCGAAGCCGGAGAAACAGCAATCAAACTTGCCAGAAAATGGGGATACCAAAAGAAAAAAATTCCTCAAGACAAAGCCAAAATCATTTTTTGTGAAGGAAACTTTTGGGGGAGAACCATTGCCGCAATCTCTTCATCCACTGATCCAAAAAGTAAAAATGAATTTGGTCCTTTTTTGCCTGGATATGAAATCATTCCCTATAATGACTTAGAAGCACTAAAAAAAGCCGCCTCTGATCAAAATGTTTCTGCATTTATGGTGGAAGCCATCCAAGGGGAAGCAGGAGTAATTGTTCCCGACGAACAATATTTAAGTGAGGCAAGTAAAATATGCAAACTTCATAATGTATTGTTAATTGTTGATGAAATCCAAACTGGTTTGGGTAGGACAGGAGAACTTGTTTGTTCAGACTACTCCAATATAAAACCGGACTTACTGCTTTTAGGAAAGGCACTGTCAGGAGGAATGATGCCCATTTCCTGCGTGTTAGGTTCTAACGAAATTTTATTACTTTTAAAACCCGGAGAACATGGTTCGACATTTGGTGGAAATCCTCTGGCTTGCGAAGTGGCAATGGCTTCTGTAAGAACAATCATAGAAGAGAAAATGCCAGAGAATGCTAAAATAATGGGAAATTTTTTTCGCGAAACCATCACATCATGGAAACATCCATCCATCAAATCAGTAAGAGGAAAGGGACTTTTAAATGCAGTTCAATTCCAAAGCCATGTAGATGCCAAAGAACTTTGTTTGGAGTTATTGAAACTTGGAATTTTAGCGAAGGAAACACATAAAAATACAGTTCGCTTCGCACCACCTCTCGTGATCCAAAAAGAGGAGATGAAAGAGGCTTTGGGAACAATCAAAAAGGCAATTGATACAATCCCATTTTCAGGTGAACCAATTCAAAATAAAAAATAA
- a CDS encoding alpha/beta hydrolase family protein codes for MNRFKAWFQSINFLLGLQSDDETLPYVTEIQIPIRKRVLKADCYAPKSKSLGTIVTINGLAPLGNRDPRFIIVNKSLSKIGYTVVSPFYDEICDYKISLRNIEDIKDSILFISNQKEICPTGKVSIFAPSFSGSLSLVAASDKKIAEKINCICAIGAFAKVDDVIENLFANQSLDEYGRMILLLNFLPISIGENESLFKALKLAILDNYYKTKDLRLEPHYQKMKKADRNIFDQLKNDTEFRIKHWKNVVKNGGKSRDLITALSVTNHIHSLNLPILLIHGLKDDVVPAYESSMLYEKLIQIGVESKLCITTLISHGDTGFGFNTLLELPKLISSFSFFFLKAADQRQ; via the coding sequence ATGAATCGATTCAAAGCTTGGTTTCAATCCATCAACTTTCTCCTTGGATTACAAAGTGATGACGAAACTCTTCCTTATGTTACGGAAATTCAAATTCCTATTCGCAAAAGAGTTTTAAAAGCCGATTGTTATGCACCCAAATCCAAATCACTTGGAACCATAGTGACCATCAACGGACTTGCTCCTCTTGGAAACAGAGACCCAAGGTTCATTATAGTCAATAAAAGCCTAAGTAAAATTGGATACACAGTGGTCAGTCCATTCTATGACGAAATTTGCGATTATAAAATCTCTCTTCGCAATATAGAAGATATTAAAGATTCAATTTTATTTATCTCAAACCAAAAGGAGATTTGTCCCACTGGCAAAGTTTCTATCTTTGCTCCTTCTTTTTCTGGTTCTCTCAGTCTTGTTGCAGCGAGTGACAAAAAGATTGCCGAAAAAATCAATTGTATCTGTGCCATTGGAGCTTTTGCGAAAGTAGATGATGTTATAGAAAACTTATTTGCAAATCAGAGTTTAGATGAATATGGTCGAATGATCCTTCTCCTCAATTTTCTTCCAATCTCTATTGGAGAAAATGAAAGTTTATTCAAAGCACTCAAACTTGCAATTTTGGATAACTATTACAAAACAAAAGACTTAAGATTGGAACCTCATTATCAAAAAATGAAAAAAGCTGATCGTAATATTTTTGATCAATTGAAAAACGATACGGAATTTAGAATCAAACACTGGAAAAACGTTGTTAAAAACGGAGGCAAAAGCCGCGATCTAATCACTGCTTTGTCTGTGACCAACCATATTCATTCCCTCAATTTACCAATTTTATTAATTCATGGTTTAAAAGATGATGTTGTGCCAGCGTATGAGTCTTCGATGTTATATGAGAAATTAATTCAAATAGGTGTTGAAAGTAAACTTTGTATTACAACATTGATTTCTCATGGAGATACAGGTTTTGGGTTCAATACTTTGTTGGAATTACCAAAACTGATTTCATCATTTTCTTTCTTTTTTTTAAAAGCAGCAGACCAAAGACAATAA
- a CDS encoding MBL fold metallo-hydrolase, protein MKKIQTIYSDNDHKWSVIARDPSKPNWLIDTNEYLIESDGMGLLTDPGGSEIFPEVFSALVDVFPASQIKNIFASHQDPDIVSSISLWLEVNPSIRCYVSWLWTGFLPHFGGNADTFIPMPDEGMEIIHQNIKLRSIPAHFLHSAGNLNLWDPEAKILFSGDVGAALLPIDETDLIVKDFDKHIRFMEKFHKRWMASEQAKVAWCERISNLKPDMLCPQHGSVFQGPDVERFINWFSELKIGMDALELPKT, encoded by the coding sequence ATGAAAAAAATCCAAACTATATATTCTGATAACGATCACAAATGGTCTGTAATTGCAAGAGATCCTTCCAAACCAAACTGGCTGATTGACACCAATGAATATTTAATTGAATCAGATGGAATGGGTCTACTCACCGATCCAGGTGGTAGTGAAATTTTTCCCGAAGTATTTTCTGCATTGGTTGATGTGTTTCCTGCATCCCAAATTAAAAATATTTTTGCTTCTCACCAAGACCCTGATATTGTTTCCTCTATTTCCCTTTGGCTTGAAGTCAATCCATCTATTCGTTGCTATGTGAGCTGGTTGTGGACAGGTTTTTTACCGCACTTTGGTGGAAATGCTGATACTTTTATTCCGATGCCCGACGAAGGAATGGAAATTATTCACCAGAACATCAAACTCAGATCCATTCCTGCTCATTTTTTGCATAGTGCCGGAAATTTAAATCTTTGGGATCCTGAAGCAAAAATACTTTTCAGCGGTGATGTTGGTGCCGCCTTACTTCCTATAGACGAAACTGATTTGATTGTAAAAGATTTTGATAAACACATTCGGTTTATGGAAAAATTCCATAAACGTTGGATGGCTTCTGAACAAGCCAAAGTAGCCTGGTGTGAACGAATTTCCAATCTCAAACCAGATATGCTTTGCCCACAACATGGCTCTGTGTTTCAAGGTCCCGATGTGGAACGTTTTATTAATTGGTTTTCAGAATTAAAAATTGGAATGGATGCATTGGAACTACCAAAAACATAA
- a CDS encoding beta-propeller fold lactonase family protein: protein MKTNRSHRLYLPTIKKFQKFIYLLICLFSFNACLLNPIVHHLLFPEKDPSSKSWFGLLALLASANQVVELNHSWAGIRKGDSLQLEAQYYSYGSRTDSTFQWSSSDNSVATVDANGLVQSIGNGKVWITATAADGRTSASSDITVYSGYVYTSMDLNFEVGFLTMNQSTGLLTSVGTYPTGNAPTGIGVDPKGKFLFTANLYGATFSQFLINQSTGVLTANSIPTSPAGAAPRNLVITPDGRFLYVASEGNLEIRTYAINSDGTLTFLSAYPTVVPHNVIQISRNGNFIFYISPNLTEIVSYRINYNDGSLTQVGMSPSFPSSGSGFVSTHPNGRYLYVATSPTVTVLSLDSNTGQMGFVDSVFHGLSINGTAIHPSGNFFYLVHINEGEISCYTVEPNSGKISFSSKLSGLLTNLRYMIIDPSGRFAYVANNDNVAKSIFQFSINQTTGELTLLGTVNPGSAQWNLTFL from the coding sequence ATGAAAACAAATCGTTCTCATCGATTGTATCTGCCGACAATCAAAAAATTTCAGAAATTTATTTACTTACTTATTTGTCTTTTTTCCTTCAACGCTTGTCTTCTCAATCCCATCGTCCATCATCTTCTTTTTCCAGAAAAAGACCCTTCTTCCAAATCCTGGTTTGGTCTTTTGGCCTTACTCGCAAGTGCCAACCAGGTCGTCGAACTGAACCATAGTTGGGCTGGGATTCGCAAAGGGGATAGTTTGCAACTCGAAGCACAGTACTATTCGTACGGGTCAAGAACCGATTCTACTTTTCAGTGGTCCAGTAGCGACAACTCTGTGGCCACAGTCGATGCAAATGGACTCGTCCAAAGCATTGGCAATGGAAAGGTTTGGATCACTGCCACAGCAGCCGACGGAAGGACCAGTGCTAGTTCCGATATCACTGTTTATTCCGGTTATGTATATACCTCTATGGATTTGAATTTTGAAGTTGGCTTTCTGACGATGAACCAGTCAACGGGTCTCCTAACTTCGGTCGGAACATATCCAACAGGCAATGCTCCCACAGGGATCGGAGTCGATCCAAAGGGAAAGTTTTTATTTACTGCTAACTTATACGGTGCCACTTTCTCCCAATTTTTAATCAACCAGAGTACGGGTGTTCTCACTGCAAATTCTATTCCCACATCTCCTGCGGGTGCAGCACCGCGAAATCTTGTCATCACCCCTGATGGAAGGTTCTTATATGTCGCATCCGAGGGAAATCTAGAGATTCGGACTTATGCGATCAATTCCGATGGTACTCTTACTTTTCTTTCAGCTTATCCAACGGTTGTTCCCCATAACGTGATTCAAATTTCACGCAATGGGAATTTTATCTTTTATATCAGTCCTAACTTAACGGAAATTGTTTCTTATCGAATCAACTATAATGATGGAAGTTTAACACAAGTAGGAATGAGCCCAAGTTTTCCCAGTAGCGGCTCGGGTTTTGTTTCGACCCATCCCAATGGTAGATATTTATACGTTGCTACTAGTCCTACGGTAACGGTCCTAAGTTTAGATAGCAATACGGGGCAAATGGGTTTTGTGGATTCAGTTTTTCATGGATTGAGTATCAATGGTACAGCAATCCATCCCAGTGGAAATTTTTTCTATTTAGTCCATATCAATGAAGGAGAGATTTCTTGTTATACGGTGGAACCAAATTCTGGTAAAATTTCATTTTCCTCTAAACTGTCTGGCCTACTTACAAACTTGCGTTATATGATCATTGATCCAAGTGGACGGTTCGCTTATGTGGCAAATAATGATAATGTAGCTAAAAGTATATTCCAGTTTAGTATTAACCAAACCACTGGTGAACTTACTTTACTGGGCACAGTGAATCCTGGAAGTGCGCAATGGAATTTAACGTTTTTATAA